A region from the Actinomycetota bacterium genome encodes:
- a CDS encoding nuclear transport factor 2 family protein, with protein sequence MAHPNEDIIRQAYAAFSSGDMDALSGSMADDVTWHVPGDSPIAGDYEGKEAVFGFFGKLAELSGGTLNLGVHDILANDEHAVALVRTTASREGRELDQNAVHVMHVRDGQVTEFWSTQDDQAEADAFWS encoded by the coding sequence ATGGCACACCCCAACGAGGACATCATCCGTCAGGCGTACGCGGCCTTCAGCTCCGGTGATATGGACGCCCTGAGCGGTTCCATGGCGGACGACGTGACCTGGCACGTACCGGGCGACAGCCCGATCGCCGGTGACTACGAGGGCAAGGAGGCGGTCTTCGGGTTCTTCGGCAAGCTCGCGGAGCTGTCCGGCGGCACGCTCAACCTCGGCGTCCACGACATCCTCGCCAACGACGAGCACGCGGTCGCACTCGTGCGCACGACCGCCTCACGGGAGGGTCGCGAGCTGGACCAGAACGCCGTCCACGTCATGCACGTCCGCGACGGCCAGGTGACCGAGTTCTGGTCCACGCAGGACGACCAGGCTGAGGCCGACGCGTTCTGGTCGTAG